One Brassica napus cultivar Da-Ae chromosome C4, Da-Ae, whole genome shotgun sequence genomic region harbors:
- the LOC106450204 gene encoding protein Brevis radix-like 1: MFTCINCTKMVDRDEEDEDVARGSTTPNTKEAVKSLTTQIKDMASKFSGTSKQSKPPSGSSSTNLRKEQRKYPDFDAASDSVPYPYMGGGSTSSTPAWDFPNSSHHQVERADSRFTSMYGGERDSVSAQSCDVVLEDDEPKEWVAQVEPGVHITFVSLPSGGNDLKRIRFSRDVFDKWQAQRWWGENYDRIVELYNVQRFNRQALQTPGGSEDQSQRDSTYTRIESARESRDWTPRNNYRPPGGSSIPHQFYGASMDAARDEPPSLSNASEMQAEWIEEDDPGVYVTIRQLPDGTRELRRVRFSRERFGEVHAKTWWEQNRDRIQTQYL; encoded by the exons ATGTTTACTTGCATAAACTGTACAAAAATGGTAGacagagatgaagaagatgaagatgtagCCCGTGGGAGCACTACTCCCAACACCAAAGAAGCTGTTAAAAGCCTAACTACACAG ATCAAAGACATGGCGTCAAAATTTTCTGGTACCTCTAAACAATCCAAGCCACCCTCAGGCTCCTCAAGCACCAACTTGAGGAAAGAACAGAGAAAGTATCCGGATTTCGACGCTGCATCTGATAGTGTTCCATACCCTTATATGGGTGGTGGAAGCACAAGTTCCACTCCTGCTTGGGACTTCCCAAACTCCTCTCACCATCAAGTTGAACGGGCAGATTCAAGATTCACATCAATGTATGGCGGTGAACGCGATTCAGTCTCTGCTCAGTCGTGTGATGTGGTACTAGAGGATGACGAGCCAAAAGAGTGGGTGGCTCAAGTAGAGCCTGGTGTTCACATTACATTCGTCTCACTTCCTAGTGGAGGAAATGATCTTAAACGGATACGTTTCAG CCGGGATGTGTTTGACAAGTGGCAAGCTCAGAGGTGGTGGGGTGAGAACTACGATAgaatagttgagctttacaatGTTCAGAGATTTAACCGGCAAGCCCTTCAAACCCCTGGTGGATCCGAAGACCAG TCGCAGAGAGATTCAACTTACACAAGAATCGAATCAGCAAGAGAAAGCAGAGACTGGACTCCAAGAAACAACTACAGGCCTCCAGGTGGTAGCAGCATCCCACATCAGTTTTACGGAGCTTCAATGGACGCAGCACGAGACGAACCGCCTTCCCTCAGTAACGCTAGTGAGATGCAAGCAGAGTGGATTGAAGAGGACGATCCTGGGGTTTACGTTACCATCAGACAGTTACCAGACGGAACCAGAGAGTTACGCCGTGTCAGATTCAG TCGGGAACGGTTTGGGGAAGTGCATGCTAAGACATGGTGGGAGCAGAACAGAGACAGGATACAAACACAATATCTCTAA
- the LOC106447318 gene encoding uncharacterized protein At1g43920, Chloroplastic-like, with protein sequence MMSSGCEDSSVNTMGIRGIPEQCGCGRRTGIYTSKTKVNPGRTFFRCPTFQNDHLYKWVDEAVYEEVQDALPKVECFASDVMKIKMEIESMKTVEEDLKEDVRKASNELKKLNVIMKVGFSVVCLGVVICLVLIMFDKADGLSMNSY encoded by the exons ATGATGAGTTCGGGTTGTGAGGATTCGTCTGTGAATACGATGGGAATTCGTGGTATCCCGGAGCAATGCGGTTGTGGTCGAAGAACTGGGATATACACATCAAAAACGAAGGTCAATCCAGGAAGAACTTTCTTTAGATGCCCAacgtttcaaaat GATCACTTGTATAAATGGGTAGATGAAGCTGTCTACGAAGAGGTTCAAGATGCATTGCCAAAAGTTGAATGCTTTGCATCAGAtgttatgaaaattaaaatggaGATCGAAAGCATGAAAACCGTGGAGGAAGACTTGAAAGAAGATGTCAGGAAGGCGAGCAATGAACTTAAGAAGCTGAATGTGATCATGAAAGTGGGTTTTTCGGTGGTTTGTTTAGGCGTTGTGATATGTCTTGTGTTGATCATGTTTGACAAAGCAGATGGGTTGTCTATGAATAGCTACTAA
- the LOC106447317 gene encoding uncharacterized protein LOC106447317: MVKTKFTRNGKEVMIFGAMRNFDYGSDEAVQESKKGGERDASVSLPSLERSRIRKSVEGISMLASTEVSKASKTRRGTSYGSPASSPEKTTRRGTSYGSPASSPVKATRRGSTLSPRVSKKQKVNVAPSGDDREEWPETEMLASTVAKKTRRGTSSGGSPVSPRQSKKQKVNSERSLGDDGDDREEFLQIEEFGDIGDDGREDENGIAGIEEVGCTDLSLYFGDKAKNDDCEVDEDEGDDDAWDDDKIPDPLSSDDENEEEMRPAQAYREDTDPEELLQLGKTFSDAEDFKHACLRYTLKTRYNIKYYRSSSLKMGAKCAAEMRDDEAPCPWMVYCSYDRRKQKLMVKTYVNDHKCERTGYSKILKRSAIASLFAERLRLNPKLTAKEIQSEILREYKMEVLENSCIKAKTKVMKERRKTHEEHFDKIWDYQEADQGNIRDYTLASHKLNPQKLKPHKINPHKLKHHHGKFLNLQKVNPHKLKHHRQHRGEDGCFRCLCVVYDGLFLNAFVVCCL; the protein is encoded by the exons ATGGTAAAGACGAAGttcacaaggaatggaaaggagGTAATGATTTTCGGAGCGATGAGGAATTTCGATTACGGGAGTGACGAAGCGGTTCAAGAGTCGAAGAAGGGTGGAGAACGCGATGCTTCTGTGAGTTTGCCATCGCTGGAGAGATCGAGGATTCGTAAAAGCGTTGAAGGGATATCGATGTTGGCATCTACAGAGGTGTCGAAGGCGTCGAAGACTAGGCGGGGAACTTCATATGGGTCGCCTGCGTCATCTCCGGAGAAGACCACGAGGAGGGGAACTTCATATGGGTCGCCTGCGTCATCTCCGGTGAAGGCCACGAGGCGTGGTTCAACTCTGTCTCCTAGAGTTtcgaagaagcagaaggtaaatGTGGCTCCTTCTGGTGATGACAGAGAAGAATGGCCAGAGACTGAGATGTTGGCATCAACAGTTGCGAAGAAGACAAGGCGGGGAACTTCATCTGGCGGGTCGCCTGTGTCTCCTAGACAAtcgaagaagcagaaggtaaacTCGGAGAGGAGTCTaggtgatgatggtgatgacagagaagaatttctccagaTTGAGGAATTTGGGGATATAGGTGATGATGGTAGGGAAGATGAGAACGGTATTGCTGGCATTGAGGAAGTTGGTTGTACAGATTTGAGTCTTTATTTTGGTGATAAAGCAAAAAATGATGACTGTGAGGTTGATGAAGACGAAGGCGATGATGATGCATGGGATGATGATAAAATCCCTGATCCTCTGTCATCAGATGATGAGAATGAAGAGGAGATGAGACCTGCGCAAGCTTACAGAGAAGACACTGATCCAGAGGAGCTCCTTCAGCTAGGCAAGACATTTTCAGATGCTGAGGACTTCAAACATGCTTGTCTGAGGTATACCCTGAAAACCAGATACAACATCAAGTACTACAGATCCAGTAGCTTGAAGATGGGTGCAAAATGTGCCGCTgagatgagagatgatgaggctCCTTGTCCCTGGATGGTCTACTGTTCGTATGATAGGAGGAAACAGAAGTTGATGGTAAAGACATACGTCAATGACCATAAGTGTGAGAGGACAGGGTATTCGAAGATACTTAAGAGGTCAGCAATTGCAAGTCTATTTGCTGAGAGGTTAAGGCTGAATCCTAAGCTCACGGCAAAGGAGATACAATCTGAGATATTGAGGGAGTATAAGATGGAAGTTTTAGAAAACTCATGCATTAAGGCCAAGACGAAGGTGATGAAAGAAAGGAGGAAGACCCATGAGGAGCATTTTGATAAAATCTGGGATTACCAAGAGGCAGACCAAGGAAATATCAG GGACTACACTTTGGCGAGTCACAAGCTCAATCCTCAGAAGCTCAAACCTCACAAAATCAATCCTCACAAGCTCAAGCATCACCATGGGAAGTTCCTCAATCTTCAGAAGGTCAATCCTCACAAGCTGAAGCATCACAGACAGCATCGTGGGGAAGATGGTTGTTTTAGATGCTTGTGTGTTGTTTATGATGGTCTCTTTCTGAATGCTTTCGTTGTCTGTTGTTTATGA
- the LOC106447319 gene encoding arabinosyltransferase XEG113 isoform X1, translating to MVEGWRNGFREATNSKPLFVTIYATVIIGVLVSSFYVFSAVYSPTNGSTSWLSSPPLSTAGRIHKLSQENATSQSLPVALPPPPPEEEAQGKSSLGKIWVSPPKDKKMPPLEAFKLTKELFGERVKDNVIIVTFGNYAFMDFILTWVKHLTDLDLSNILVGAMDTKLLEALYWKGVPVFDMGSHMSTVDVGWGSPTFHKMGREKVILIDSVLPFGYELLMCDTDVVWLKNPLPYLARYPDADVLTSSDQVVPTVVDDSLDIWQQVSGAYNIGIFHWRPTESAKKLAKEWKDILIADDKVWDQNGFNEIVRRQLGPSVDGDSGLFYAYDGNLKVGILPASIFCSGHTYFVQAMYQQLRLEPYALHTTFQYAGTEGKRHRLREGMVFFDPPEYYDAPGGFISFKPSIPKSMLLDGNHTIESHFTLANHQMKQIRSALAIASLLNRTLVMPPIWCRLDRLWFGHPGTLEGSMTRQPFICPLDHVFEVNIMLKEMPEEEFGPGIGIREYSFLDNPSLPKQVKESWLDVQLCQGCEASNITSSSGALKFPKRSNEDTFKAIFSTFNDVKVIKFSSVEDAFTGFSDKGREERFRRRVMRYVGIWCCEENKTPGHIYYDMYWDEKPGWKPVPPQTPEEDHPPL from the exons ATGGTGGAGGGTTGGCGAAATGGGTTTCGAGAGGCGACGAATTCGAAGCCTCTGTTCGTGACGATCTACGCTACGGTGATCATCGGCGTTCTCGTCTCCTCCTTCTATGTCTTCTCCGCTGTTTACTCTCCCACCAATGGCTCCACCTCCTGgctctcttctcctcctctctcca CTGCAGGCCGTATTCATAAACTTTCGCAAGAGAATGCAACGTCTCAGTCACTACCAGTTGCACTGCCACCGCCACCTCCGGAGGAAGAAGCTCAAGGCAAATCATCATTGGGTAAAATCTGGGTGTCTCCTCCTAAAGACAAGAAGATGCCTCCGCTTGAAGCCTTTAAACTAACTAAAGAGCTGTTTGGGGAAAGAGTGAAGGACAATGTGATAATAGTCACCTTTGGGAACTATGCTTTCATGGATTTCATCTTGACTTGGGTTAAACACTTGACTGATTTAGATCTCTCCAACATTCTAGTTG GTGCGATGGATACAAAGTTACTAGAGGCTTTGTACTGGAAAGGAGTTCCGGTTTTCGACATGGGGAGCCATATGAGCACAGTTGATGTAGGTTGGGGCTCCCCAACGTTTCACAAAATGGGAAGAGAGAAAGTGATTCTCATTGATTCTGTCTTGCCTTTTGGTTACGAGCTTCTAATGTGTGACACTGACGTGGTCTGGCTTAAG AACCCTCTGCCTTACTTGGCTCGGTACCCTGATGCTGATGTTCTGACATCAAGCGATCAAGTTGTGCCTACGGTGGTAGACGACAGCTTGGATATATGGCAACAAG TTAGCGGGGCATACAACATAGGAATCTTCCATTGGCGTCCAACAGAGTCTGCCAAAAAGCTGGCTAAGGAATGGAAAGACATTCTCATAGCTGACGACAAGGTTTGGGATCAAAACGGGTTCAATGAGATCGTTAGGAGACAGCTAGGTCCATCAGTGGACGGTGACAGTGGACTCTTCTACGCTTATGATGGTAATCTCAAGGTTGGGATCTTGCCTGCTAGCATCTTCTGCAGTGGTCACACTTACTTTGTTCAG GCTATGTATCAACAGCTCAGGCTAGAACCATATGCGTTGCATACAACGTTTCAATACGCAGGTACTGAAGGAAAACGCCATAGGCTTCGTGAGGGGATGGTTTTCTTTGACCCACCAGAGTATTACGATGCACCAGGAGGGTTCATTTCGTTCAAACCGTCTATTCCAAAGAGCATGTTACTAGACGGGAATCATACCATTGAGTCACATTTTACACTCGCCAACCACCAA ATGAAACAGATCAGATCAGCATTAGCTATTGCGTCTCTACTAAACCGTACACTG GTGATGCCACCAATATGGTGCAGGTTAGATAGGCTTTGGTTTGGACATCCTGGTACTCTTGAGGGATCTATGACACGGCAACCTTTCATCTGCCCTCTTGATCATGTATTTGAG GTTAATATCATGCTAAAGGAGATGCCTGAGGAAGAGTTTGGTCCTGGGATTGGTATCAGAGAATATTCTTTCCTAGATAATCCATCATTACCAAAACAAGTTAAAGAGTCATGGCTTGATGTTCAGCTTTGTCAAGGATGCGAGGCATCGAATATCACAAGCTCCTCTGGGGCTCTTAAGTTCCCAAAGCGGAGCAATGAAGATACG TTCAAGGCGATTTTCTCTACCTTCAACGATGTTAAAGTGATCAAGTTCTCTTCAGTTGAAGATGCTTTCACTGGGTTCTCCGACAAG GGGAGAGAAGAGAGATTCAGAAGACGAGTAATGAGATATGTGGGGATATGGTGTTGTGAGGAGAACAAGACTCCAGGACATATTTATTACGACATGTATTGGGACGAGAAACCTGGTTGGAAACCGGTTCCTCCACAGACACCAGAAGAGGATCATCCTCCTCTTTGA
- the LOC106447319 gene encoding arabinosyltransferase XEG113 isoform X2, with amino-acid sequence MVEGWRNGFREATNSKPLFVTIYATVIIGVLVSSFYVFSAVYSPTNGSTSWLSSPPLSSRIHKLSQENATSQSLPVALPPPPPEEEAQGKSSLGKIWVSPPKDKKMPPLEAFKLTKELFGERVKDNVIIVTFGNYAFMDFILTWVKHLTDLDLSNILVGAMDTKLLEALYWKGVPVFDMGSHMSTVDVGWGSPTFHKMGREKVILIDSVLPFGYELLMCDTDVVWLKNPLPYLARYPDADVLTSSDQVVPTVVDDSLDIWQQVSGAYNIGIFHWRPTESAKKLAKEWKDILIADDKVWDQNGFNEIVRRQLGPSVDGDSGLFYAYDGNLKVGILPASIFCSGHTYFVQAMYQQLRLEPYALHTTFQYAGTEGKRHRLREGMVFFDPPEYYDAPGGFISFKPSIPKSMLLDGNHTIESHFTLANHQMKQIRSALAIASLLNRTLVMPPIWCRLDRLWFGHPGTLEGSMTRQPFICPLDHVFEVNIMLKEMPEEEFGPGIGIREYSFLDNPSLPKQVKESWLDVQLCQGCEASNITSSSGALKFPKRSNEDTFKAIFSTFNDVKVIKFSSVEDAFTGFSDKGREERFRRRVMRYVGIWCCEENKTPGHIYYDMYWDEKPGWKPVPPQTPEEDHPPL; translated from the exons ATGGTGGAGGGTTGGCGAAATGGGTTTCGAGAGGCGACGAATTCGAAGCCTCTGTTCGTGACGATCTACGCTACGGTGATCATCGGCGTTCTCGTCTCCTCCTTCTATGTCTTCTCCGCTGTTTACTCTCCCACCAATGGCTCCACCTCCTGgctctcttctcctcctctctcca GCCGTATTCATAAACTTTCGCAAGAGAATGCAACGTCTCAGTCACTACCAGTTGCACTGCCACCGCCACCTCCGGAGGAAGAAGCTCAAGGCAAATCATCATTGGGTAAAATCTGGGTGTCTCCTCCTAAAGACAAGAAGATGCCTCCGCTTGAAGCCTTTAAACTAACTAAAGAGCTGTTTGGGGAAAGAGTGAAGGACAATGTGATAATAGTCACCTTTGGGAACTATGCTTTCATGGATTTCATCTTGACTTGGGTTAAACACTTGACTGATTTAGATCTCTCCAACATTCTAGTTG GTGCGATGGATACAAAGTTACTAGAGGCTTTGTACTGGAAAGGAGTTCCGGTTTTCGACATGGGGAGCCATATGAGCACAGTTGATGTAGGTTGGGGCTCCCCAACGTTTCACAAAATGGGAAGAGAGAAAGTGATTCTCATTGATTCTGTCTTGCCTTTTGGTTACGAGCTTCTAATGTGTGACACTGACGTGGTCTGGCTTAAG AACCCTCTGCCTTACTTGGCTCGGTACCCTGATGCTGATGTTCTGACATCAAGCGATCAAGTTGTGCCTACGGTGGTAGACGACAGCTTGGATATATGGCAACAAG TTAGCGGGGCATACAACATAGGAATCTTCCATTGGCGTCCAACAGAGTCTGCCAAAAAGCTGGCTAAGGAATGGAAAGACATTCTCATAGCTGACGACAAGGTTTGGGATCAAAACGGGTTCAATGAGATCGTTAGGAGACAGCTAGGTCCATCAGTGGACGGTGACAGTGGACTCTTCTACGCTTATGATGGTAATCTCAAGGTTGGGATCTTGCCTGCTAGCATCTTCTGCAGTGGTCACACTTACTTTGTTCAG GCTATGTATCAACAGCTCAGGCTAGAACCATATGCGTTGCATACAACGTTTCAATACGCAGGTACTGAAGGAAAACGCCATAGGCTTCGTGAGGGGATGGTTTTCTTTGACCCACCAGAGTATTACGATGCACCAGGAGGGTTCATTTCGTTCAAACCGTCTATTCCAAAGAGCATGTTACTAGACGGGAATCATACCATTGAGTCACATTTTACACTCGCCAACCACCAA ATGAAACAGATCAGATCAGCATTAGCTATTGCGTCTCTACTAAACCGTACACTG GTGATGCCACCAATATGGTGCAGGTTAGATAGGCTTTGGTTTGGACATCCTGGTACTCTTGAGGGATCTATGACACGGCAACCTTTCATCTGCCCTCTTGATCATGTATTTGAG GTTAATATCATGCTAAAGGAGATGCCTGAGGAAGAGTTTGGTCCTGGGATTGGTATCAGAGAATATTCTTTCCTAGATAATCCATCATTACCAAAACAAGTTAAAGAGTCATGGCTTGATGTTCAGCTTTGTCAAGGATGCGAGGCATCGAATATCACAAGCTCCTCTGGGGCTCTTAAGTTCCCAAAGCGGAGCAATGAAGATACG TTCAAGGCGATTTTCTCTACCTTCAACGATGTTAAAGTGATCAAGTTCTCTTCAGTTGAAGATGCTTTCACTGGGTTCTCCGACAAG GGGAGAGAAGAGAGATTCAGAAGACGAGTAATGAGATATGTGGGGATATGGTGTTGTGAGGAGAACAAGACTCCAGGACATATTTATTACGACATGTATTGGGACGAGAAACCTGGTTGGAAACCGGTTCCTCCACAGACACCAGAAGAGGATCATCCTCCTCTTTGA
- the LOC111205462 gene encoding precursor of CEP4-like: MVNRGCSTTILSGSLIILLVVQLHFETTTAARHAPVVSWSPPEPPKDDFVWYHKINRFKNIEQDAFRPTHQGPSQGIGHKSPPGAS, from the coding sequence ATGGTGAATCGTGGCTGTTCAACCACGATTTTGTCTGGTTCTCTTATAATTCTTCTGGTCGTACAACTACACTTTGAGACCACAACGGCAGCTCGACATGCCCCTGTTGTTTCCTGGTCACCACCTGAGCCGCCTAAAGATGATTTTGTCTGGTACCACAAGATCAACCGCTTCAAGAACATAGAACAAGATGCGTTCAGACCAACTCACCAAGGGCCTAGCCAAGGTATCGGACATAAGAGCCCTCCTGGTGCTTCTTAA
- the LOC106448884 gene encoding probable aspartic protease At2g35615 encodes MTTLTLLFTSFFFLMTLSSSTNPRNFTVELIHRDSPHSPVYNPQTTPTDRLNAAFLRSISRSRRFSHHSQTDLQSGLIGAGGEFFMSITLGTPPMNVLAIADTGSDLTWVQCKPCQQCYKENGPLFDKTQSSTYKSVPCESRNCNALSTNERGCDEAKNVCKYRYSYGDQSFTKGDVATETISINSASGSPVSFPGTVFGCGYDNGGTFDETGSGIIGLGGGQLSLISQLGSSISNKFSYCLSHKSATVNGTSVINLGTNSIPSGLNEASHVISTPLVEKEPKTYYYLTLEAISVGKTKIPYTGTSYYPNNDDVSMKGNIIIDSGTTLTLLESGFYDGFGAAVEGAVTGAKRVSDPQGLLSHCFKSGSAEIGLPEITMHFTGADVKLSPLNAFVKVSEDMVCMSMIPTTEVAIYGNFAQMDFLVGYDLETRTVSFQRMDCTNTI; translated from the coding sequence ATGACAACCCTAACTCTCCTCTtcacttccttcttcttcttgatgacTCTCTCTTCATCAACCAACCCAAGAAACTTCACCGTCGAGCTGATTCACCGTGACTCTCCCCATTCCCCAGTCTACAACCCACAAACCACCCCCACCGACCGCCTCAACGCAGCTTTCCTCCGCTCCATCTCTCGTTCCCGCCGCTTCAGCCACCACTCCCAAACCGATCTCCAGTCCGGTCTAATAGGAGCAGGAGGCGAGTTCTTCATGAGTATCACCCTCGGTACTCCACCAATGAACGTCCTCGCGATAGCCGACACAGGAAGCGACTTAACTTGGGTCCAATGCAAACCGTGTCAACAGTGTTACAAAGAGAACGGTCCACTCTTCGACAAAACTCAATCCTCTACTTACAAGAGCGTTCCTTGCGAGTCACGTAACTGTAACGCTTTATCTACCAACGAACGTGGATGCGACGAAGCTAAGAACGTATGTAAGTACCGTTACTCTTACGGAGACCAATCGTTCACTAAAGGAGACGTTGCGACAGAAACTATATCTATTAACTCTGCTTCAGGCTCTCCTGTCTCTTTCCCCGGAACTGTGTTCGGTTGCGGCTACGACAACGGCGGTACCTTCGACGAGACTGGTTCTGGTATCATCGGTCTCGGTGGCGGTCAGTTATCACTAATCTCCCAGCTCGGTTCGTCGATTTCTAATAAATTCTCTTATTGCTTGTCGCACAAGTCAGCTACCGTAAACGGCACAAGCGTCATAAACCTAGGAACCAACTCGATACCTTCCGGTcttaacgaggcttcccacgtGATATCAACTCCTTTGGTCGAAAAAGAGCCGAAGACTTACTATTACTTGACGCTGGAAGCTATCTCCGTCGGCAAAACCAAGATTCCCTACACCGGGACCTCGTATTACCCTAACAACGACGACGTTTCGATGAAGGGAAACATCATAATAGACTCTGGAACGACGCTGACGCTACTCGAGTCAGGTTTTTACGACGGGTTTGGCGCGGCGGTGGAAGGGGCCGTGACTGGAGCTAAGCGTGTGAGTGATCCCCAGGGGCTTTTGTCGCATTGTTTCAAGTCGGGGAGTGCAGAGATCGGTTTGCCGGAGATAACCATGCATTTCACCGGAGCTGACGTGAAGCTGAGTCCTCTCAACGCGTTTGTGAAAGTGAGTGAAGACATGGTCTGCATGAGTATGATTCCGACCACCGAAGTTGCTATCTACGGGAACTTTGCTCAGATGGATTTTCTAGTTGGCTATGACTTGGAGACCAGAACGGTCTCGTTTCAACGCATGGATTGTACAAATACCATATGA
- the LOC106447320 gene encoding LRR receptor-like serine/threonine-protein kinase FEI 2 → MGICVRNHCCSRLLFITFLCALTIVNDALSPDGEALVSFRSGVSKSDGGISQWRPEDPDPCNWKGVTCDSKTKRVVALNLDHQTLRGPLPPELGQLDQLRLLMLHNNALYGSIPAALGNCTALEGIYLQNNYLTGTIPSEMGNLSALKDLDISNNNLNGAIPVSFGQLEKLTTFNVSNNFLEGKIPSDSLLARFSKDSFIGNLNLCGKQIDVVCLDDRGNSSTGSTAGQGGKTVKLLISASATVGGLLLVALMGFWGCFLYKKLGRVESKSLAIDVSGGASIVMFHGDLPYASKDIIKKLEALNEEHIIGCGGFGTVYKLDMEDGNVFALKKIVKLNEGFDRFFERELEILGSIKHRYLVNLRGYCNSPTSKLLLYDYLPGGSLDEALHERGEQLDWDSRVNIIIGAAKGLAYLHHDCSPRIIHRDIKSSNILLDGNLEARVSDFGLAKLLEDEESHITTIVAGTFGYLAPEYMQSGRATEKTDVYSFGVLVLEVLSGKLPTDTSFIEKGYNVVGWLNFLISENRAREIVDRSCQGVETESLDALLSIATKCVSSSPDERPTMHRVVQLLESEVMTPCPSEFYDSSSD, encoded by the exons ATGGGCATCTGTGTGAGGAACCACTGCTGCTCAAGGCTTCTTTTCATCACTTTTCTTTGTGCACTGACGATTGTTAATGACGCGCTTAGTCCTGATG GTGAGGCGCTTGTGAGTTTTAGAAGTGGAGTTTCTAAATCTGATGGTGGCATCAGTCAGTGGAGACCAGAGGATCCTGATCCGTGTAACTGGAAGGGAGTGACTTGTGATTCTAAAACAAAAAGAGTTGTAGCCTT GAATCTTGATCATCAGACGTTAAGGGGACCTTTACCTCCTGAGCTTGGACAGCTGGATCAGTTGAGGCTTTT AATGCTTCATAACAACGCTTTATATGGCTCAATACCTGCAGCATTGGGAAATTGCACAGCATTGGAGGGAAT ATACTTGCAGAACAATTACTTGACTGGGACAATCCCAAGCGAAATGGGAAACTTGTCTGCGCTTAAAGATCT GGACATCTCAAACAACAATCTCAATGGAGCTATCCCTGTTTCATTTGGGCAGTTGGAGAAGCTGACTACTTT CAATGTCTCAAACAATTTTCTGGAGGGAAAAATACCTTCTGATAGCTTACTCGCCCGATTTTCAAAGGACTC CTTCATTGGAAATCTTAACTTGTGTGGAAAACAAATTGATGTGGTGTGCCTAGATGACAGGGGAAACTCTTCTACTGGGTCTACGGCAG GCCAAGGAGGTAAAACCGTTAAGCTGCTTATAAGTGCATCAGCTACTGTGGGTGGGTTGCTCCTAGTGGCGCTCATGGGTTTCTGGGGATGCTTTCTTTATAAAAAGCTTGGAAGAGTTGAGAGTAAAAGCCTTGCCATAGATGTCAGTGGAG GTGCGTCTATCGTGATGTTCCATGGAGATCTGCCATATGCTTCTAAAGACATAATCAAGAAACTGGAAGCTCTTAACGAAGAGCATATAATAGGGTGTGGAGGTTTTGGAACAGTTTACAAACTCGACATGGAGGATGGCAATGTTTTTGCGCTGAAGAAAATAGTAAAGTTAAACGAAGGGTTTGATAGGTTTTTCGAAAGGGAGCTTGAGATTCTTGGAAGCATCAAACACCGTTACCTCGTGAATCTACGTGGATACTGCAATTCACCCACATCAAAACTTCTCCTCTATGATTACCTTCCTGGTGGTAGCCTTGATGAAGCTCTTCATG AGAGAGGCGAGCAGCTGGATTGGGATTCACgagtaaatataataataggagCAGCGAAAGGGTTAGCatacttgcatcatgattgtTCTCCTAGGATTATACACCGTGACATAAAGTCAAGCAACATTTTACTCGATGGAAATCTTGAGGCTCGAGTATCAGACTTTGGACTTGCCAAGCTGTTAGAAGACGAAGAATCTCATATTACAACCATTGTTGCAGGCACATTCGGTTACTTGGCTCCAG AGTATATGCAAAGTGGTAGAGCTACAGAGAAAACAGATGTATACAGTTTCGGAGTTTTGGTTCTGGAAGTCTTGAGCGGTAAACTCCCCACGGATACCTCCTTCATCGAGAAAGGCTATAACGTTGTTGGTTGG CTAAACTTCTTAATCAGCGAGAACCGTGCACGGGAGATCGTTGATAGAAGCTGTCAAGGAGTAGAGACAGAGTCTCTTGATGCTCTTCTATCCATAGCAACAAAGTGTGTCTCTTCAAGTCCAGACGAGCGTCCCACAATGCATAGAGTCGTCCAGTTACTTGAGTCCGAAGTTATGACTCCTTGCCCTAGTGAGTTCTACGATTCCAGCTCCGATTGA
- the LOC106447321 gene encoding uncharacterized protein LOC106447321: protein MLNQGLVVVEEQTDKAYYDFATMQIVESVVMGMDWTDKLEKEDLAYQARLSRRRTAVRNKSRELRLSPQDSQQEHSHDHEELMLTIESLKIEKKRLLLLSQRMIGKELDGMSYAELYVLGFDITRALMNVMQEMDKIKHAARVSKESISLDTTMALCD from the exons ATGCTAAACCAGGGTTTAGTCGTTGTGGAAGAACAAACCGACAAG GCCTATTATGACTTCGCAACCATGCAG ATTGTGGAGAGCGTTGTTATGGGGATGGATTGGACTGACAAACTCGAGAAAGAGGATTTGGCCTATCAAGCGCGTctgtcaagaagaagaacagcTGTGAGGAACAAGTCTAGAGAACTCCGCCTCAG CCCTCAAGACAGCCAACAGGAGCATAGTCATGACCATGAAGAACTG ATGttaaccatcgagtctttgaagaTCGAGAAGAAGAGACTGCTGCTTTTGAGCCA ACGAATGATTGGTAAAGAGCTTGACGGTATGAGTTACGCTGAGCTGTATGTGTTGGGCTTTGATATAACGCGTGCTCTTATGAACGTAATGCAAGAGATGGACAAGATAAAACATGCCGCCCGAGTCAGCAAg GAATCAATCTCCTTGGACACAACCATGGCTCTCTGTGACTGA